The following is a genomic window from Clostridium fungisolvens.
ATCCTATATTAATTACATGACCTCTTCCATTCTTAATCATGATTGGAACTATCTTTCTTGTAAGATATAGAAGACCTTTGATATTAGTGTCTATCATAACATCAAAATCATCAACACTTTCTTCATGAACCTTTTCAAGCCCTTGAGCAAGACCTGCGTTATTAACTAATATATCTATATTTCTTAAATTTTCAGGCATACTTTCAAAAACATTATCAATAGCTTTCTTATCACGAACATCTAACTTATATGTGTGAACCTCAACTTGATATTCTTTCACTAAGCTATTTTTCAAATTATCAAGCTTCTCTATATTCCTTGCACAAAGAACAAGAACCGCCCCTTCTTTTGCAAATCTTACTGCTGCAGCTTCACCTATACCACTGCTAGCTCCACTTATAAAAACTATTTTGTCTTTTAACATTTCTTACACCTCTTCTTAAACTGATTTGTTTCCCGTTCTGATAATACATGCTTAACAAAAGTAACTGTTAAGTATTATTCTAATAACACAGGAAAGAAATTGCAACACTCTTGCTAAATACTCGCCTTAATAACTAGGAATTAATAAAATAGCTGATGTATGTACTTTCTTTTATAAAAAAAATATGAGATTATTAAATGGATAAACTTTTATAACTTTACAAAGGAGAAATTAAATGAATTCTTCACATTACAATATTGCAGCAAATTTTCTAAGAGAAGTTTATATTGAAACTGACAATAACTATATAACAACCTTTGTTAGTCCGAACTGCTTTAATCTATTAGGTTATACAGAGCAAGAACTACTTGGTAAAAACATCAGTGATATACTTTCAAAAACACCTCAAAGCCATAAGCCATTTACTAATATAAAGATATCTG
Proteins encoded in this region:
- a CDS encoding SDR family NAD(P)-dependent oxidoreductase, translating into MLKDKIVFISGASSGIGEAAAVRFAKEGAVLVLCARNIEKLDNLKNSLVKEYQVEVHTYKLDVRDKKAIDNVFESMPENLRNIDILVNNAGLAQGLEKVHEESVDDFDVMIDTNIKGLLYLTRKIVPIMIKNGRGHVINIGSTAGIVAYPGGTVYCATKAAVKFISDGLRMDVVDTPIKVTNIQPGMVETNFSVIRFHGDQEKADAVYKGIEPLTAEDIADVILYTASVPAHVQICEVTVTPTHQATAGVVHKEK